TACCGGGACGCCGGCCAGGAAGGGGGCCTGCGCCTCCTGCTCGTCCTTCACGACCCAGACGCCCTTGCCGTCGTAGCCGCCGCGGACGGTCTTCAGCACGACCGGGTATCCCGCGCCCTCGCCGGCGAACGCGGTGACGTCGGCCGGGTCGGCGACGATCCGGTGCCGGGGGCAGGGCGCGCCGATGGAGTCGAGCCTGGCCCGCATCACGCCCTTGTCCTGGGCGTTGACCAGCGCGTCCGGGCCGGGCCGGACGGCGATGCCGTCGGCCTGCAGGGCCCGCAGGTGCTCGGTCGGGACGTGCTCGTGGTCGAAGGTGATCACGTCGCAGTCGGCCGCGAAGCGGCGCAGCGTGTCGAGGTCGCGGTAGTCGCCGAGCACCACCTCGGAGACGACCTGTGCCGCAGAGTCCTGGGGCGTGTCGGCGAGGAGCTTGAACCTGACCCCGAGCGGGATACCCGCCTGGTGTGCCATGCGGGCCAACTGCCCGCCGCCGATCATGCCCACCACTGGAAAATTCGCGTTGCCCGGGGAAGTCACCCCGCCAGGATATCCGGGCCGGTCGGGCACTTTGGAGCCGCGGGTGGGCCGTGAGTAGTGGACGCGCGTAGATGTCAACTTGGGCCCTGGCGGCTGAGCCGTTCGGTGGAAACCGGTAGCCTGGACGGCCAGGTCCTGGTCTACGCAGTCCGATCATGTGCGTGCACGCAGGGCACAAGGGGCGGGCAACGTACCCCGCGCACCGCCCTTTCGACCGCAGGCACATGGAGGCAGCCCGGTATGGCGAAGTCCGCAGCTTCAAGCACCCCGCTGGCGCAGAAACTGCGCGGGCTCACGGGAGAAGCCGTGAAGTTCGGCATCGTCGGCCTGGGCGGCGTGGTGGTCAACTTCGTCGTGTTCTGGGTCTGCATCAACGGCCTGCATCTGGCCACGCTGCGCTCGAACATCGCCGCCACGCTGATCGCCATCGCCACCAACTACCTCGGCTACCGCTACTGGCTCTACCGGGACCGCGACGCCGCCTCCCGCAAGCGGGAGATCACGCTGTTCCTGGTGTTCAGCGGCATCGGCATGCTGATCGAGACCGGGCTGCTCGGCTTCTCGGTGTACGTGCTCGGCCTGGACTCGCACCTCGAGCAGGTCGCCGCCAAGGTCGTCGGCCTCGGGCTGGGCACGGTGTTCCGCTTCATCTCGTACCGCACCTGGGTGTTCAAGGCCCTGCCCGAGACCCCCGGGACTGGGGCGGCGGCTGCGGCCACCGGCGGCGAACTGGCCGCCCAGGCCGAGCTGATGCTGGCCGCCGAGGAGATCCGGTACGCCAAGGCCGAGTAGGGCCCGCACACCTCGACGCGGGGCCCGTGAGCACGTGCTCACGGGCCCCGCGCATTCCCCGAGTTGCCCGGCCCGCATCCCGGAAGGACAGTGGTTACCGGAGGCGGGCACGGCCGGCGAACGATCGAGGCCAGGGGGGTTTCCCAGGAGGGCTCGCCATGGCGTTCGTCCAGATCATCGAC
The nucleotide sequence above comes from Streptomyces kaniharaensis. Encoded proteins:
- a CDS encoding GtrA family protein; protein product: MAKSAASSTPLAQKLRGLTGEAVKFGIVGLGGVVVNFVVFWVCINGLHLATLRSNIAATLIAIATNYLGYRYWLYRDRDAASRKREITLFLVFSGIGMLIETGLLGFSVYVLGLDSHLEQVAAKVVGLGLGTVFRFISYRTWVFKALPETPGTGAAAAATGGELAAQAELMLAAEEIRYAKAE